One window from the genome of Myripristis murdjan chromosome 6, fMyrMur1.1, whole genome shotgun sequence encodes:
- the glsl gene encoding glutaminase liver isoform, mitochondrial, with protein MENSPNQEVEDSSYLCFQRTPSLRRKWRKRYGGLDGNKLLEPNKDPDVREDGQMTDESQQRNAENQDAAPRPLPRNHKPVSLVSPGPAAAPLSVSNGCLKPPLPQTAVVQPEDRGFVPAHPWFPHQQSPSKRRAAADVLFDSFASDGRININQFFEAVWSSGLHRSDPRLRECFFHLRKLQDAEGTVDRTSFHRCITGFVSLILKALQGRFVIPDFSTFTEETQKLFSRCRQLSSVQEKEKEGVDSAKWGVSICTVDGQRLSLGDCAGSLVLGEVSWPLVYGVAVDLLGSDFVHRYVGMEEFSKYDSPFSLTKTGIPHSPLTETGAIVTTSLLQLAGRLCAEEEEKYDSVLNVIRRLCNKEHANLNCTSYQSSRKASVRLHALSFYLQEKKCFPEKADINAALDLMLQCSSTEVTCESGAAMAASLANGGLCPLSGDQVLSPVAVRSMLSMMQVAGMKDYSTAFHYKTSIPAMSSSHGALLAVVPGVLGLMAFSPELDASGNPWRAVHFCQELISTFQLHSFDIRTPFRQVLAYRQWKAESEGYQIMNVLLAAFKGDIQSLRRYFLSGVDVNAVDYDGRSALHVAAAEGHTEVIRFLLENAGGNPALKDRWGSSPLNEARRHNQEAAVQLLQGQQGAL; from the exons ATGGAGAACAGCCCGAaccaggaggtggaggacagcTCGTATCTGTG CTTCCAGAGAACTCCATCTCTGAGACGCAAATGGAGGAAACGCTACGGCGGTCTGGACGGCAACAAACTGCTGGAGCCCAATAAAGACCCAGATGTgagag AGGATGGACAGATGACAGACGAGAGTCAGCAGAGGAACGCTGAGAACCAG GATGCGGCTCCCCGCCCGCTGCCCAGAAACCACAAACCTGTCAGCCTCGTGAGTCCCGGACCAGCAG cagctcctctgtcagTCAGTAATGGCTGCCTGAAGCCTCCTCTTCCCCAGACAGCAGTCGTCCAACCAGAGGACAGAGGCTTCGTCCCAGCCCATCCCTGGTTCCCCCACCAGCAGAGCCCGTCTAAACGCAGGGC AGCCGCTGACGTGTTGTTTGACAGCTTCGCTTCGGACGGAAGAATCAACATCAACCAGTTCTTTGAG GCGGTTTGGAGCTCTGGCCTGCACAGATCAGACCCCCGACTCAGAGAATGTTTCTTCCACCTGAGGAAACTGCAGGACGCTGAGGGAACAGTTGACAGAACCTCCTTCCACAG GTGTATCACAGGATTCGTCTCTCTCATCCTCAAAGCCCTGCAGGGCCGGTTTGTCATTCCAGATTTTTCTACCTTCACTGAAGAGACACAGAAGTTGTTTTCGAGGTGTCGTCAGCTGTCGTCTGTCCAG gagaaggaaaaggagggtGTGGACAGTGCCAAGTGGGGCGTCTCAATCTGCACTGTGGATGGACAGCG gctgtCTCTGGGTGACTGTGCAGGGTCTCTGGTTCTGGGTGAGGTGTCGTGGCCACTGGTCTACGGCGTGGCGGTGGACCTGCTGGGCTCTGACTTCGTCCACAGATACGTTGGCATGGAGGAGTTCTCCAAATACGACTCACCATTCAGCCTCACTAAAACAG GAATTCCTCACAGCCCGCTGACTGAGACTGGAGCCATCGTCACTACATCTTTACTACAG CTGGCAGGACGGCTGTgcgcagaggaggaggagaagtacGACTCG GTGCTGAACGTCATCCGGAGGCTGTGCAACAAGGAGCATGCCAACTTAAACTGCACCAG CTACCAGAGCAGCAGGAAGGCCAGCGTCCGACTCCATGCCTTGTCCTTCTACCTGCAGGAGAAAAAG tgttttccagAGAAAGCTGACATTAACGCTGCGTTGGATCTAATGCTGCAG TGCTCCTCAACAGAGGTCACCTGCGAATCAGGAGCTGCCATGGCTGCATCGTTAGCCAATGGGGGCCTCTGCCCTTTGTCAGGTGACCAGGTGTTGTCGCCAGTGGCAGTGCGGAGTATGCTGTCCATGATGCAAGTAGCCGGGATGAAGGATTACTCCACAGCCTTCCACTATAAG acGTCGATACCAGCCATGTCCAGCAGCCATGGTGCCCTGCTGGCGGTAGTCCCTGGTGTTCTGGGACTGATGGCTTTCTCTCCTGAGTTAGATGCTTCTGGAAACCCTTGGAGAGCCGTCCACTTCTGCCAG GAGCTGATATCGACGTTTCAGCTGCACAGCTTTGACATCAGGACTCCGTTCAGGCAGGTTTTGGCCTACAGGCAGTGGAAGGCTGAATCCGAG GGCTACCAGATCATGAATGTCCTGCTGGCAGCTTTTAAAGGAGACATTCAGTCCCTGAGAAG GTACTTCCTGTCTGGTGTGGATGTAAATGCCGTCGACTACGATGGCAGGTCGGCTCTGCATGTCGCAGCCGCTGAGGGTCACACCGAGGTCATCCGCTTCCTGCTGGAGAACGCAGGAGGAAACCCCGCCCTCAAGGATAG GTGGGGGAGCTCTCCTCTGAACGAGGCCAGGAGGCACAACCAGGAAGCTGCAGTCCAGCTCCTGCAGGGGCAGCAGGGTGCCCTGTGA
- the c6h15orf40 gene encoding UPF0235 protein C15orf40 homolog, with protein MPCWSGVTCSFLRLITHFNFVTLNPSSPFIPVSACRFAVRSQSRLSVPVGVSWRRDYSVKRQMPKKDKPVRGQVSSGQERQAEAAGPVARDKSGAVTITVHVKPGSKHNGITDVSAEAVGVAVAAPPTDGEANAELVRYLADVLDLKKSHVVLDKGSRSRDKVIRLDSSLSPEEVLKKLRQAAG; from the exons ATGCCTTGCTGGTCAGGTGTAACCTGTAGTTTCTTGAGATTAATTACACATTTTAACTTCGTCACACTAAATCCTTCATCTCCCTTCATCCCGGTGTCCGCCTGTCGTTTCGCTGTCCGGTCCCAGTCCAGGTTGTCGGTACCTGTCGGTGTTTCCTGGCGACGGGATTATTCTGTCAAACGTCAAATGCCCAAAAAAGACAAACCG GTGAGAGGACAGGTGAGCTCGGGGCAGGAGCGGCAGGCTGAGGCGGCCGGGCCGGTGGCTCGAGACAAAAGCGGCGCGGTCACTATCACGGTGCACGTGAAGCCCGGCTCCAAACACAACGGGATCACAG ATGTTTCTGCAGAGGCGGTGGGTGTCGCCGTCGCAGCGCCTCCTACAGACGGGGAGGCGAACGCCGAGCTGGTCCGCTACCTGGCCGACGTCCTGGACCTGAAGAAGAGCCACGTCGTGCTTGACAAG GGCTCCAGGTCCAGAGACAAAGTCATCAGGCTGGACTCCTCCCTCAGCCCGGAGGAGGTGCTGAAGAAGCTCAGAcaggctgcaggctga